A window of Vidua macroura isolate BioBank_ID:100142 chromosome 22, ASM2450914v1, whole genome shotgun sequence contains these coding sequences:
- the ANKK1 gene encoding ankyrin repeat and protein kinase domain-containing protein 1, translating to MGTERGRQLGSLTVFTKEDFEDDWLRVASGGFGHVYQVKHRRWRTVYAVKCSPFLLQDSSVDRTSMNCLMEEASKMEKIKFQHIVTIYGVCNSPLGIVMEYMARGSLERILPTHRMSWQLKFRVIHEMGLAMNFLHSMSPPLLHLDLKPGNVLLDGNMHVKISDFGLSKWMEQSSRMQYIESSALRGTLSYIPPEMFLQNSKPPGIKYDVYSFGIVIWEVLMQKKPYTGANMMAIIVKVAAGKRPGLELVRDDWPGECHQMIDLMKRCWDQDPKQRPSFADIPVETDVLLALIQSLVQDPENERLVRKMSHKPAISRSQQSDKEELAFPRDTRSGGKDNQDVPLPPPRGEEAGRPEELAPEELGRVQENGLTLLHLLVMQGNVGKVRFLLGRGAGVNRAAGGGCTPLLLAVQRRLPEICSVLIEHGADVNAADEDGWSPLHFAAQHGDDRTVRLLLDHQARADAQERDGWTPLHLAAQNNFENVARVLLSRQADSNTQEVDGKTALHVAACFGHVGLVKLLASQGADLERKQKNLRTPLHVAVERGKFRVVQYLLKNGISVNSLDQNHYSALHLAVVRGKYLICEKLIKYGANVELRTDKGWTPLHLASFKGHIEIIRLLKGSHARLDAKGSMDWTPLHLATRYGDEPAVSELLRCGADPNTAERAHWAPLHFAVLRGSFLSVINLLECQADVNARNKVGWTPLHLAVLKGNMAIIKTLLKAGALLDVEDITGCTALQLAVRHQRENIITLLQGKEAAGSKPANRTPNDVKIPRARLIPGRTDL from the exons atgggcacggagcggggccggcagcTGGGCAGCCTGACCGTGTTCACCAAGGAGGATTTCGAGGATGACTGGCTCCGAGTGGCCAGCGGGGGCTTTGGCCACGTGTACCAGGTGAAGCACAGGAGGTGGAGGACGGTCTATGCAGTGAAGTGCTCCCCGTTCCTGCTGCAGGACTCCAGCGTGGACAG GACCAGCATGAACTGTCTAATGGAGGAGGCGAGCAAGATGGAGAAAATCAAATTCCAGCACATCGTCACCATCTACGGGGTGTGCAACAGCCCTCTGGGGATAGTGATGGAATATATGGCCAGGGGGTCCTTGGAGAGAATCCTTCCCACCCACAGGATGTCCTGGCAGCTGAAATTCCGGGTGATCCATGAGATGGGCTTGGCCATGAATTTCCTGCACAGCATGAGCCCTCCTCTGCTGCACTTGGATCTGAAGCCCGGGAACGTCCTCCTGGATGGGAACATGCACGTCAAG ATCTCCGACTTTGGGCTGTCCAAGTGGATGGAGCAATCCAGCAGGATGCAGTACATCGAGAGCTCAGCTCTGAGGGGCACGCTGAGCTACATCCCCCCCGAAATGTTCCTGCAGAACAGCAAACCCCCGGGGATCAAGTATGATGTGTACAG CTTCGGGATCGTCATCTGGGAGGTCCTCATGCAGAAAAAACCTTACACAG GGGCCAACATGATGGCCATCATCGTGAAGGTGGCAGCGGGGAAGAGGCCGGGGCTGGAGCTCGTCAGGGACGACTGGCCCGGGGAGTGCCACCAGATGATCGACCTGATGAAGAGGTGTTGGGACCAGGACCCCAAGCAAAGGCCAAGCTTTGCAG ATATCCCTGTGGAGACCGAcgtgctgctggctctgatccAGAGCCTGGTGCAGGACCCGGAGAACGAGCGGCTGGTGAGGAAGATGTCCCACAAACCGGCCAtctccaggagccagcag AGTGACAAAGAGGAGCTCGCCTTCCCCCGAGACACCAGGAGTGGGG GGAAGGACAACCAGGATGTTCCTCTCCCACCTCCGCGCGGGGAGGAGGCCGGGAGGCCCGAGGAGCTGGCGCccgaggagctgggcagggtgcAGGAGAACGGCCTGACCCTGCTGCACCTGCTGGTCATGCAGGGCAACGTGGGCAAGGTGCGCTTCCTGCTGGGCCGCGGGGCCGGCGTCAACcgcgcggcgggcggcggctgcACCCCGCTGCTGCTGGCCGTGCAGCGCCGGCTCCCCGAGATCTGCTCCGTCCTCATCGAGCACGGCGCCGACGTCAACGCGGCCGACGAGGACGGCTGGAGCCCGCTGCACTTCGCGGCCCAGCACGGCGACGACCGCACCGTGCGGCTGCTGCTGGACCACCAGGCCCGCGCGGACGCCCAGGAGCGCGACGGGTGGACCCCGCTGCACCTGGCGGCCCAGAACAACTTTGAGAACGTGGCGCGGGTGCTGCTGTCGCGCCAGGCCGACTCCAACACGCAGGAGGTGGACGGCAAGACCGCCCTGCACGTGGCCGCGTGCTTCGGGCACGTCGGGCTGGTCAAGCTGCTGGCCAGCCAGGGAGCCGACCTggagaggaagcagaagaacctcaggaccccgctgcaCGTGGCTGTGGAGAGGGGCAAGTTCAGGGTGGTGCAGTACCTGCTGAAGAACGGCATCTCCGTCAACAGCCTGGACCAGAACCACTACAGCGCCCTGCACCTGGCTGTGGTCAGGGGCAAGTACCTGATCTGCGAGAAACTCATCAAATACGGGGCCAACGTGGAGCTGAGGACGGACAAAGGCTGGACCCCCCTGCACCTGGCCTCCTTCAAGGGGCACATCGAGATCATCCGGCTGCTGAAGGGCAGCCACGCCCGGCTGGACGCCAAGGGCAGCATGGACTGGACGCCCCTGCACCTGGCCACGCGCTACGGGGACGAGCCGGCGGTCAGCGAGCTGCTGCGCTGCGGGGCCGACCCCAACACGGCCGAGAGGGCCCACTGGGCCCCCCTGCACTTCGCCGTGCTCAGGGGCTCCTTCCTCAGCGTCATCAACCTCCTGGAGTGCCAGGCCGACGTCAACGCCAGGAACAAGGTGGGCTGGACCCCGCTGCACCTGGCGGTGCTCAAGGGCAACATGGCCATCATCAAGACCCTGCTGAAGGCAGGGGCCCTGCTGGACGTGGAGGACATCACTGGGTGCACGGCGCTGCAGCTGGCCGTGAGGCACCAGCGGGAGAACATCATCACCCTGCTCCAGGGCAAGGAGGCCGCGGGGAGCAAACCCGCGAACAGGACTCCGAACGACGTCAAGATCCCCAGAGCCAGGCTTATCCCGGGAAGGACAGATTTGTGA